The Drechmeria coniospora strain ARSEF 6962 chromosome 02, whole genome shotgun sequence genome has a segment encoding these proteins:
- a CDS encoding putative metallo-beta-lactamase domain protein yields the protein MATVLPPVERLSPACIRILGGNPGKFTLQGTNTYLVGTGSRRILIDTGEGRPAWLESLQATLEEEQATIETALISHWHGDHSGGIDQLRSIMPGAAVYKMDPKPGQLAIEDGQTFRTEGATLRALHTPGHTADHMVFVMEEEDAMFTADNVLGQGTAVFEDMVAYLASLGKMRSQFSGRAYPGHGPVVDDGPCRISEYIAHRRERERQVLEAVAAGERAVTAMDVVQVLYRDVPKELHPAACGGVLQILNKLEREGRVRQEGAEEWRLASAKSGVL from the coding sequence ATGGCGACCGTTCTCCCGCCTGTGGAGCGACTCAGCCCGGCCTGCATCCGTATTCTTGGGGGCAACCCAGGCAAGTTCACGCTGCAAGGAACCAACACGTACCTCGTCGGTACCGGCAGCCGACGCATCCTCATCGACACGGGAGAAGGGCGTCCGGCCTGGCTGGAGTCGCTTCAGGcgacgctcgaggaggagcaagCGACGATCGAGACGGCGCTCATCTCCCACTGGCACGGTGATCACAGCGGAGGGATTGATCAGCTACGCAGCATCATGCCCGGCGCGGCCGTGTACAAGATGGATCCGAAGCCTGGACAGCTGGCGATCGAGGATGGCCAGACTTTCCGTACCGAAGGGGCCACCCTCAGGGCCTTGCACACACCCGGCCACACGGCGGACCATATGGTCTTCGTCATGGAAGAGGAGGACGCCATGTTCACGGCCGACAACGTCCTAGGCCAAGGCACCGCCGTCTTCGAGGACATGGTCGCCTACCTCGCCAGCCTCGGCAAGATGCGAAGCCAGTTCTCAGGCCGGGCCTATCCCGGACACGgacccgtcgtcgacgacggacccTGCCGCATCTCCGAGTATATAGCACAcaggagggagagggagaggcaAGTGCTTGAGGCCGTGGCCGCGGGAGAAAGGGCGGTGACGGCCATGGACGTGGTCCAGGTGCTGTACCGGGACGTGCCCAAAGAGCTGCACCCAGCCGCCTGCGGAGGCGTGCTGCAGATACTGAACAAACTGGAACGGGAAGGGCGGGTGCGTCAGGAGGGCGCAGAGGAGTggcgcctcgcctcggccaaaT
- a CDS encoding phenylalanyl-tRNA synthetase, beta subunit produces the protein MPTISVDKYKLFDALGQKFTKAEFEDLCFDYGIELDEDTEEEERPVVDGVQEPPQLKIEIPANRYDMLCFEGIALNLNIFRGRVVPPNFRVVEPQDEQQQTITVLPATTEVRPFVAGAVLRNIKFTPDRYDSFIALQDKLHQNLARNRTLVSMGTHDLDTIKGPFTYEALRPKDIKFKPLNQTKEMDGEELMTFYDKDKHLGRFLHIIRDAPVYPVIYDANRVVCSLPPIINGEHSKITLNTTNVFIEITATDLTKLQIVTDILVTMFSAYCAEPFTVEPVKIVSEHNNLTRVTPALKPRVVHVEVNYLNSCTGLKETPESLCKLLTKMAYVSQPSDRDSNLLEVTIPLTRADILHQCDIMEDLAVCYGFNKLPRTAPTRGATVGAPLMINKLSDIVRVEAAMAGWSEVMPLILCSHDENFAWLNREDDGKTAIRLANPKTLEYQVVRTSLLPGLLKTIRENKGHSMPIKIFEVADVAFKDESEERKARNERHFAAAWGGKSSGFEVVHGLLDRILLMLRTAFVTHEEGLTMNKDIDIEAKKNSAKPDGYWIEELDEATFFAGHAAAVFLRLGGKERRIGEFGILHPAVLEKFDLRYPVSTLEINLDVFL, from the exons ATGCCGACCATTTCCGTCGACAAGTACAAGCTCTTCGATGCCCTTGGCCAAAA GTTCACCAAGGCCGAATTTGAAGATCTCTGCTTCGACTACGGGATCGAACTCGATGAGGAcaccgaggaggaagagaggCCGGTAGTTGACGGCGTTCAGGAGCCTCCACAGCTCAAGATTGAGATCCCTGCGAACCGCTATGACATGCTCTGCTTCGAGGGCATTGCCCTCAACCTCAACATTTTCCGCGGTCGTGTAGTGCCGCCAAATTTCAGGGTGGTCGAGCCCCAGGACGAGCAGCAACAAACCATCACCGTTCTGCCAGCGACGACCGAAGTCAGACCCTTTGTCGCTGGCGCCGTGTTGCGCAACATCAAGTTCACGCCGGATCGATACGATTCCTTCATCGCTTTGCAGGACAAGCTGCACCAAAACCTTGCCCGAAACCGAACGTTAGTATCGATGGGCACTCATGACCTTGACACCATCAAGGGGCCGTTTACATACGAGGCCCTACGCCCGAAAGACATCAAATTCAAGCCTCTGAACCAGACAAAGGAGATGGATGGAGAGGAACTCATGACCTTTTATGACAAGGACAAGCATCTGGGCCGTTTCCTTCATATCATTCGAGACGCACCCGTATATCCCGTCATATATGATGCCAACCGAGTGGTGTGTTCGCTACCGCCCATCATCAATGGCGAGCACTCCAAAATTACGCTCAACACTACCAATGTCTTCATCGAGATCACCGCTACCGATCTGACAAAGCTTCAGATTGTTACCGATATTTTGGTCACTATGTTCTCTGCCTACTGCGCAGAACCGTTCACCGTCGAGCCTGTTAAGATCGTGTCCGAGCACAATAACCTGACCCGAGTTACTCCTGCTCTCAAACCCAGAGTCGTGCACGTCGAGGTAAACTATCTCAACAGCTGTACGGGTCTAAAGGAAACACCAGAGTCGCTCTGCAAGCTTCTGACAAAGATGGCCTACGTCTCCCAACCATCCGATCGGGACTCGAACCTCTTGGAAGTCACCATCCCGCTCACCCGTGCCGATATCCTTCACCAGTGTGACATTATGGAAGATCTTGCCGTCTGCTACGGGTTCAACAAGCTGCCTCGGACCGCTCCCACGCGGGGTGCTACTGTTGGTGCGCCACTTATGATCAACAAGCTCAGCGACATTGTTCGTGTCGAggccgccatggcgggcTGGAGTGAAGTCATGCCTCTCATCCTGTGCAGCCATGATGAGAACTTTGCGTGGCTAAACCGCGAGGACGATGGTAAGACTGCTATCCGTCTCGCCAATCCGAAAACACTCGAGTACCAAGTTGTGCGGACTTCGCTTTTGCCTGGACTTCTCAAGACCATCCGAGAGAATAAGGGTCACAGCATGCCCATCAAGATCTTTGAAGTTGCCGATGTGGCTTTTAAGGACGAATCTGAAGAGCGCAAGGCCCGCAACGAGCGTCACTTTGCTGCCGCCTGGGGTGGCAAGTCGAGTGGATTCGAGGTCGTCCACGGTCTTCTTGACCGTATCCTGCTCATGCTTCGGACTGCATTCGTGACGCACGAGGAAGGGTTGACCATGAACAAGGATATCGACATCGAGGCAAAGAAGAACTCCGCCAAGCCGGATGGCTACTGGATCGAGGAGCTGGATGAAGCTACCTTTTTTGCCGGtcacgctgccgccgtcttccTTCGCTTGGGAGGCAAGGAGCGTCGTATCGGCGAGTTTGGAATTTTACACCCCGCCGTGCTGGAGAAGTTTGACCTCCG ATATCCCGTCAGTACTCTGGAGATCAACCTGGATGTCTTTTTATGA
- a CDS encoding protein phosphatase: protein MTWLRDPGFNPRASLQPVQHLVENKGNQTAQLRWRPGRYVPERHGALRKHVAGRQKHEPDCVQVFLSVQGIYGGQATKGILRLTDFHLVFCAPVDQAVDASSNLTPKMRETWLTYPMLCYCALRPTPPTSGQAPSIRIRCRDFTFVTLNFTDNEVAQSAFDFIKVRASRLGSVERLFAFNHKPLESERAVNGWEIYDPKAEFRRQGISEKLPDKGWRITHVNQDYTFCDTYPAVLVVPSIISDNVLKYAREFRSRNRIPVLSYIHPVNNCTITRSSQPLAGVLRKSNVQDEKLVAASFSAWVPGSSEDSTPPSSQPDKSTDSSISKPEGAGTVLQEAEPESKPVTAHKDGSWEQNVYGRQQANMIVDARPTINAIVNQVQGMGSESMDKYPFAAKSFLSIENIHVMRNSLNKVIEALKDADITPLPPNRELLQQSHWLKHIHSVLKGSAKIARRIGIRHSHVLIHCSDGWDRTSQLSALAQMMLDPYYRTLEGFIVLVEKDWLSFGHMFRLRSGHLNHEDWFAVHKDAFAGSKIQPGENDGRNDAFQNVLSGAKRFFNQNKDDTDLAAVSETASGRVVDEEATTPRMVSPVFHQFLDCVSQLVRQNPNRFEFSERFLRRLLYHLYSCQYGTFLYNSEKQRKDARVAERTSSVWDYFLCRKADFVNPNYEPLINDRERGRERILLPNLDDIRWWYQFFGRTDEEMNGVPSATTTTMAENDRLAAVSGLTHASPSHLSRSGATSPKPPDLTSGVPVVAAVKTELEMLASIQHSVSERDPTGISTKQDEPAGFASDKVDLPNMDRSGEPSPTTSPPSDHKLLELM, encoded by the coding sequence ATGACTTGGCTGCGTGATCCTGGCTTCAATCCTCGAGCATCATTGCAACCCGTTCAACATCTGGTCGAAAACAAAGGTAACCAGACAGCCCAGCTACGATGGAGGCCAGGAAGGTATGTGCCGGAACGCCATGGAGCCTTGCGCAAGCATGTCGCTGGACGACAAAAGCATGAGCCTGACTGTGTCCAGGTTTTCCTGAGCGTCCAAGGCATTTACGGTGGCCAAGCTACTAAAGGCATCCTGCGGTTGACCGACTTCCACCTGGTATTTTGCGCCCCCGTGGATCAGGCAGTCGATGCGTCTTCAAACCTGACGCCCAAGATGCGGGAGACCTGGCTCACATATCCGATGTTATGCTATTGCGCACTTCGACCCACTCCACCAACGTCAGGGCAAGCGCCATCTATACGCATCCGTTGCCGAGACTTCACTTTTGTGACCCTCAACTTCACCGATAACGAGGTGGCGCAAAGCGCATTCGATTTTATCAAGGTGCGGGCGTCCAGACTTGGGTCAGTTGAGCGGCTCTTCGCCTTCAACCACAAGCCGTTGGAGAGCGAGAGGGCGGTGAATGGCTGGGAAATCTATGACCCAAAGGCCGAATTTCGGAGGCAAGGTATCAGCGAGAAGTTGCCAGACAAGGGCTGGAGAATCACTCACGTCAACCAAGACTATACGTTTTGCGACACATATCCCGCCGTCCTGGTTGTGCCCTCGATAATCTCGGATAATGTCCTGAAATACGCTAGAGAGTTTCGGTCTCGTAACCGAATTCCGGTCTTATCCTACATTCACCCGGTCAACAACTGCACCATAACAAGAAGCTCCCAACCGCTGGCGGGGGTCTTGAGAAAGAGCAATGTCCAAGATGAAAAGCTTGTTGCTGCCTCCTTCTCAGCTTGGGTCCCGGGGTCCTCCGAGGATTCTACTCCTCCATCAAGTCAGCCTGATAAATCAACCGACAGTTCCATATCCAAGCCTGAGGGCGCTGGAACAGTTTTGCAAGAAGCCGAGCCGGAATCGAAGCCCGTTACAGCCCACAAGGATGGATCTTGGGAGCAGAATGTATATGGGCGGCAACAGGCCAACATGATTGTCGATGCCCGTCCTACCATCAACGCCATTGTAAACCAGGTACAGGGTATGGGATCAGAAAGCATGGACAAATATCCTTTCGCAGCGAAATCCTTTCTCAGCATCGAAAACATCCATGTCATGCGCAACTCTCTAAACAAGGTCATTGAGGCATTGAAAGACGCCGACATAACCCCCCTCCCGCCTAATCGAGAATTGCTGCAACAGAGCCACTGGTTGAAGCACATCCATAGCGTTCTTAAGGGCTCGGCAAAGATCGCTCGGAGAATTGGTATCAGGCACTCTCACGTCCTCATCCATTGTTCGGACGGATGGGATCGGACCAGCCAGTTGAGCGCCTTGGCTCAGATGATGCTCGACCCCTACTATCGAACCCTGGAAGGCTTCATTGTTCTTGTGGAAAAGGACTGGTTGTCCTTTGGTCACATGTTCCGACTACGGTCCGGGCATCTAAATCACGAAGACTGGTTTGCGGTGCATAAGGATGCTTTTGCTGGCTCCAAGATCCAACCTGGCGAAAATGATGGGCGAAACGATGCATTTCAGAATGTGCTCAGCGGCGCCAAGCGTTTCTTCAACCAGAACAAGGACGACACGGATCTGGCAGCCGTTAGCGAGACTGCGTCTGGAAGAGTGGTTGATGAGGAGGCAACAACGCCAAGAATGGTCAGCCCGGTATTCCATCAATTCTTGGACTGTGTGTCCCAGCTAGTACGGCAGAATCCCAACCGGTTCGAGTTCAGTGAGAGGTTTCTTCGCCGTTTATTGTACCATCTATACTCTTGCCAGTACGGTACATTCCTGTACAACTCAGAAAAACAAAGGAAAGATGCTAGGGTGGCTGAGCGGACGTCATCCGTCTGGGACTACTTTCTCTGCAGGAAGGCAGACTTTGTGAATCCCAATTACGAACCACTCATCAACGATCGTGAGCGGGGTCGTGAGCGTATACTACTACCCAATCTCGATGACATCAGATGGTGGTATCAGTTCTTTGGGCGgaccgacgaggagatgAACGGAGTGCCAAgtgcaacgacgacgaccatggcTGAAAATGATCGATTGGCCGCAGTTTCCGGTCTTACTCACGCCAGTCCATCTCACCTTTCTCGATCAGGTGCCACTAGTCCCAAGCCTCCAGACCTGACTTCTGGTGTGccggtcgtcgccgctgtcAAGACAGAACTCGAAATGCTCGCATCGATACAGCACAGTGTATCTGAAAGAGATCCTACGGGCATTTCTACCAAACAAGATGAGCCCGCTGGCTTTGCATCTGACAAGGTTGATTTGCCGAATATGGATCGGAGTGGCGAGCCCTCGCCAACTACTTCGCCCCCTAGCGATCACAAGCTACTGGAGTTGATGTAA